Genomic segment of Sebastes fasciatus isolate fSebFas1 chromosome 3, fSebFas1.pri, whole genome shotgun sequence:
acagtttgtatataaatgtaacaacatccaaatatgtttttgatgaaacttgcaaatacttttaaatacatatatttgtggagttctattacatttctttaaaacatgtgtgtgcatcagaaatatatttgtgaaccctattattttttttagatgtggattttattttacatttatatacaatgataactatttttgtgtgcattgaaaaatatttttgcggagagagtcatttatatataaatcacaaaatacatttgtgaatccctctgtgtgcattcattaatattgaaatTGATACGACTCCATACAAATATGTCAAGCTGCAGTTTGAGTATATTAGCAAAACTAGCTGTAAAAtattttgatttctttttctatttgatGGGAAAACATATTGCTGAAGATTTCATTGTGTCATAAAGCCGCATTTAAGAATAATACCTATTACATACTTATAGTGTGTACAGACTACATTATGTGTCAGTGTTATTCGGGACATAAACAGTTAATggagaaaaataattaaaagaatagatgcaaacagattttttgtattttgcctGAAATATGGTttggttaattattaatcattttggCCAATGTTTAGTTTTGTGAATACTGATGAAATGGCTTATGAGTCAAAGAAATCTGTAAACATGTgattgttaaataaatactgttaaataaactaGTTGTTGAACACAAGGCCTGAGTAAACAGTGACTTTAGCACCAAACACTGAAGAGAAAAGCCTGGTTTACACATAAGTTGTCAAATATATTGTGTACATATCAAACAtacaaaacatttataaaatatgattttttgtTCTAGATTATACTACCCAACACTTTATACAAGTACAAACTGAACGATTAGTTAATTAGTAGAGCAACAGAAAACTAATGGATTCATTATTTTGATGGTTTAAGTCAtatttcatgtaaaaacatttcatggttccagcttcacaaatttaaagatttgctgtttttccttttaataatgttaaaggtgctattgaaaacattgataacattcagccactagatgtcacagtTTCCCTCCTCCGTTCCATTGCTTTCACTTGAATTTAATGGTGGCCAGttcgttgcacaacctgcaCATTTTATGGTTGAATGGAatgactcagacagacagtcatgtcaagtgatgaatgTTTCATGGCAGAGTAaaagtcattttgcaacatgtagctataggcctacattaggtgtatgtttgtgtgtgtggccctCCGCTGCTGTAGTTTCAACTGGGCGAATCAACTGTTCTAgcggcggagcatcgtaaaacacacttcagtcAAAGTcgacacaaacaaaataaaactcatcaaaaccgtctttgttagtctttccaacaatcaccaactctggttcagTCGGCTACCCACAAACCGCTtacagtgatcacgtctgtctgggtcaaattgatcatataagcagatgattatttacattcacttttccccctcatcaatctacactcaATATGTCATAATGACAGAGAAAACAGGATTTTAGAaatttgtgattgttttaattCCAGCTTCAAAATCCATGAGTGATGCAATGAGAAAAAACACTCTTCTTCTTTGCTATCATGATATTTTTAACTCACAATGTTACATATTCCATGTCTGAAAAGGCCTATAgttaaattgtatgtatatacatttttatttcctgATGTTCTGATTTTCTTGTCGATGATATAgattgtatttgttgtttgaTTTGATGTCAGTATGTTGCCTTGATATCAATGACCATGATGGAAATAAGTCTTATTGTGTTATTGACATGTTACAGATATGTGTGACGTCTCTCTtgtgtcaaataaactaaactctTCTGGTTAAAGTAAATCTGAGGCAACTTAAAGGTTCAACATAATAAAGATAAGAAACACCTTTTAACATGCCTTACTCCTCCTACCTGTTAGGTATATCACCACTTTTGCTCCATATTAACCAGAGAGAACCTGATATTTCCAAACAACCGTGTAAATCAGAGGGAGGAAACAAACCAACAGAGCTGCAGTGAGAGGCGGAGCAACACTAGAAAAACCAGATCTTCAACGTCACACTGCAGAAACGAGAGTGAAGTTTGTCAGAGTGGCAGCCACGCaagtctctgtttctctcaaaaagaaaattcaaactgagttcatcaggtgtttctcaacaacacagcagagTCTCTGTCAAACACTGGTGAGTACAGCTGATAATATTTACACTTTCAACAACCAGGATTAACACAAAACTTCAACTCTACTCAGGCAGGAAGCTCcactcttttcatttcatactGAACTATGACTGTTTGTCTTCAGGTCCTCTAAACAGTAGCCCACTTTAACAGCTTTAAAcagtctctctgtgtcagtTCTAAGTACTTAAGTAACTTTTAACTGAGTCTTGGTGGTTTGGAGTTTAGTTTCACTCCTACTTTCCTGCTATTATTACTGTTTACTGATCGCTTCCTACATACTGCTTCCTCTATTTCCTCTAGCtgtttcatattaaaagctttcCATCAGAGAACCATCaggaggcttttaatgtgaagcagctaTAGAGGAAATACAATGTGTTTGTCATCAAGTCAGCAGAGCTTTGTTAGCAATGTTATTCTTCAATAAAAATTGATCTACACAACATGTTATGGATATATTAGGTGCCATTTTGCCAGAGTAGCAAGCTTGAGCTTGTCAACACGGCTTGAATGGTTTTGGTTGCTCGCGGCTCATTGCAAGTCAAAACACAGGATATATAATTCATAATTACTTTACCTAATATCATATGTTATACTTAAAAGAACAGTAATCACATTTGTGTCTTTTCTTTCATTATGTGTAGATATGGCTGCTGCAAACTATCTGCGAtctgaagatcagtttctgtgctccatctgtctggatgtgttcactgatccagtcagcacatcatgtggacacaacttctgcaaaaactgcatTAATGAACACTGGAATACTAGTGACAGGTGCCTGTGTCCAATGTGTAAAAAGGTTTTCAACACAAGACCTGAACTGCACGTCAACACTTTCATCTCTGAGATGgttgttcagttcagacagtcagctcaacagaaaaccagcagcagcagctcagagcaacaagtgtccaaaccaggagaagttccttgtgacgtctgcactggaaccaaactgaatgccctgaagtcctgcctggtgtgtctggcctcctactgtgagactcacctggagcctcatctgacaATGTCAGGgctgaaaagacatcagctgatcgaccctgtggagaacctggaaggcaggatgtgtacgaagtacgataaacctctggagctgttctgtaagaccgaccagacatgtgtctgcatgctctgTCATGTTGTAGACCACAAGATGCATGATGTCGTTCCTCtgaaagaagaatatgaaggaaagaaggccaagctggggaagacagaggctgaaatccagcagatgatccagaagagacgactgaagattcaggagatcaaacactcagtcgacctcagtgaggaagatgcagacagagagatagcagaaggtgttcaggtcttcactgctctgaaggagtctgttgagAGAGGCCAGGCCAATCTCATCGACacgatcaaagagaagcagagagcaacagaaaaacaggccgaagctttcatcaaagagctggaacaggaaatcaCTGAGCTGACGAAGAGAAGGACTGAAGTGGAGCAGCTCAAACGCTCTGAAGaccatctccatcttctccagagtgtccagtccctgaaagctgctccacccacCAAGGACTGGACAGAGGTCAGCGTCCGTCCATCATCATATGAGGGGACTGTGAGGAGAGCTGtggctcagctggaggagacactcagtaaagagatgaagaagctggTCGCTGAGGCTGAACTGAAGAGGATCCAGCAGTATGCAGTAGATGTGACTCTTGATCTTGATACAGCTCATTGTgatctcatcctgtctgatgatgggAAACAAGTAAATGATAGTGATGTGAGGAAGAATGTCCCAGACAACCCAAAGAGATTTTCTAATTGGGCTTGTGTTTTAGGAAAACAGAGTTGCTCTTCTGGCAGATTTTACTTTGAGGTTCAAGTCAAAGGAAAGACTGACTGGGCCTTAGGAGTGGTCAAagagtcgatcaacaggaagggagTCATCCCACTGAACCCTCATTACAGTTACTGGACTATAATGTTGAGAAATGTAAATGAGTTCAAAGCTTTTGATGTCCTTccagtcagtctctctctgaagtctcggcctcagaaggtgggggtgtttgtggattatgaggagggtctggtctccttttataacgtagatgctgcagctcttatctactcctttactggctgctgcttcactgagaaactcttcccataCTTCTGTCCTGGTCTTAATGATGGTggtaaaaactctgcccctctgatcatctctcctgtcaGAGTAAACTAATAACTAATCTTATTTcatgtattgatttttctttcattcaagggaacatgtacacattaatgaCAACACGTTAGAGTTTACATCTTATTTTCTACATAGCCAACACATTGATttgatgcattcatgttttcAACCATAAATCATGACCTTTGTTATGTGgagaatatatatttaaaacccTGTTAAACCTTGTTAGCCGAGTGGTTACAGTGTATACAATATTGTATAACAGCCATGTCCTGGGTTTGATTACGGCCTTGGAACCTCTCCGCCCCCCATTTTATCATGATTATATCCCATTTTAaagtataattattaaatataaatgtttatcaaataaatgtttataataaagcaattttacttttaaagtaattaaatattggggtaatttggcagtaattccaaagaaatgtaaaatagtttacttgctaattattacctaattaccatgaaatttgcagacctgtaaaatgaagtgctACCAATAAAGGTTAAGGTAAGTAAGGCCTATTACATCCCTATAGTGTCTACagaatacagtatgtcatttatttatagtaTGCATAAAAAGTTAATGGTGAAAGTTAATTAATAGAATAATTGCTAATATAATTTTCTATTTTGTGTGAAATGTGGTATAATTAATTACTgatcactttttatttgttttgtgaatACTGGTAAGATGGCTATTGAGTCAAAGAAATCTGTAAATATGTGattgttaaataaaaactgtaaataaactagttGTTGAACACAAAGCCTGAGTAAGCAGTGACTTGAGCACCAAACACTAAACAGAAAAGCCTGGTTTACACATAAGTTGTACTTCATGAGAAATACATTGTGTTTCCTGTAATCCACGTTTTTTATCCTACAGTGATGGAGAgcataatgatgaataataatgtCTTCAGAATATTTTCCACCTGGCATGTGTTAGTGCTTCACATGTCTGTTATTTATATACCaggttttatgtgagagtttgtGGTATTGTATCTGTTTGTCTTCCTATCACGGAGCACCGACTCAGTGCAGCTGGCGTTGGAACTGAACGCCACCAAACTGGAGGGCAGGTGAAGAGGTCGGTGAAGAAGGAGAAGCAGAAGAATAAAACTGACTGAGGAGAGATGGTGGATCCAAACAAAGAGTAAAAAGTAAaggacagaagaagaaactgaagccaaaatagaataaataaataaataaatagaatcccagactaaataaataataataaaaagtacacCATTTATAACTTTTTACCTGTTGTATCAGATTAAATTTTCTGGTGTTCCCgttattggtttaaaataaatacgttcTTTAATTTTGTCAGAATTCGTTGTACAATGGTAGTTCTTTGCTGaatgcaaatctaattttccaATAAAACTTGTAAATCTGTGTAGTTTCTGAATGCACatcataaatcaaattaaaacggAGACACAGACAGTAGTGATGTGTCGGAGCTCTTTCACTGAGATTCATCTCCGTAAAACATACGAAGAATCACTTCCAGAGACAAATGGATCAGATCAGAACTGTGGTGAGTTCAGACTCTTCGTCCTTTCACTTCTAACATACAACTAAAACCACAAAGTgtagtttttacatttctgtttgtataCACATTAAACAATCTACACACAATATGTTaataagtgagctttagaggtgttggcaggtgtgtttttaaactttagacagagccaggctagcagtttccccctgcttccagtctttatgctaagctaggctaaccacatcctgactgtagcttcatatttaacatacagacGTGAGTGTTATTGATCTTCTCGTCTAACACTCAGCTAGAAAGCGAATAAacatatttcctaaaatgttgaactgcTCCATTAATGAATTATTCTTTGGGACACGAGTGTATCGCAAAGCATTGTGGGATTCCAGGCAAAGCAGGACTGACCAGCGACGAAAACAATTTGAGTCGAAACGCAGTTATTTCTTTGAAGAAATGATAAAGAAAAAGTGACGCAgcagtgaaacaggaagtttagTCTTGACCTGCTGTGGATGAATCTCTGTGGAGGAGAAGATCTTTACTGTAGTTTCTGGGACGTCTCTTTGGTCTCTAAAATTACAGGTACAGAAATGAAGAGCTGCTGGGCACAAAGTCACACAAACTGTTGTAGGAagcttattttaataatgtttggtCACTAGATTGCGAGCGTTGACCCGTGCACAGCGACAAGCACGAAAGCTCAGGATGTTGACCTAATCAAATAAACTCACAAGACAACTTCATAGtttgttcacattttttattttgtttttcctaaagAGGATCgtcctctttaaaatgaacaaaaatcactttttaaaaagtgtttagtTGAGACTGAACAGAAAGACGActgataacataaaacaataaatactttGTGAAGCATCCGAGCAGAGAGAAGATTCCTGTTTGAGTCACTTTCTACGACTGATATCATAATAACCATGAAGATGGTTGTCAGACAGTGTAAACCTGGTACATGATGCTGTCAGGATGCGTGCTACACCACCCTGAGGGAAGGAACGGATTCATGTTAACACCCAGTCCAGTTAATGAGAACATACCTAATGATGGTGGAGCGGGGACGGGCTCTTGTAATTCTCTGGCCGTTATGATCCAGATACTCTTTATACCCCAAAACGGGTAACttaagtaaaacaaacaaacactactGTCATGGATAAACCAGGAATAAAAAACGAATTCCCTTTAGGACGCCTTGATGGGAAGTGATGGACGTCGGCCGGAGTGATGGAGGCCGAGGCGTTATCAGGTCGTCATGGAAGGAGGGGTCcacatgaggaagaggagggggaaggtGGCGGGTGTTTCCTCTCGATCCTCTCATTCTATATCGTCCTCGCTCAGACTCTGTGCACTCACAATACGCTGCAGGACAGAAAGCAGAGAACAAACTGGCTTGTTTTaccttttcttgttttattgataTTGTATGATTTTAaacttgttgttgtttctgtgtgGAGAACACGGCCTCGTTTCAGAAAGCAGGTTTAACAAACTCTAAGCCTGAACTCTGAGTTGACTAATCCTGAGGAGGGAAACTCTTTGAGTTTTTGGGttcagaacagctgatcagagtcagTTCAATCAACTCTGAGTAGGTTGAAGCTGAACATAAAAAGCCATCATCAATGGAGCTCTGATACTacgattcaccatggcaacaggtcaATAAGAGGCAGAGCCTCCATTTTAATCCAGTGGACGTAGAGATATTAATCaggactgtcaatcgaataaaatattttattgcaatgaatagcaaattaatcatacattgtTTTATccattaaaaatgtaccttaaagggagatttgtcaatcatttaatactcttatcaacatgggagtgggcaaatatgctgctttatgcaaatgtatggatatatttatttttgcatatcaattaacaacacaaaacaatgacagatattgtccagaaaccctcacaggtactgcatttagcataacaaatatatgctcaaatcataacatggcaaactcaaacccaacagacaacaacagctgtcagtgtgtcagtgtgctgacttgactatgacaaaacatacaaaaagtttataaaataaaattttttTGTTCTAGATTATACTACCCAACACTTTATACAAGATCAATATGAACGATTAGTTAATTAGTAGAGCAACAGGAAATTAATGGATTCATTATTTTGATGGTTTAAGTCAtatttcatgtaaaaacatttcatgtttCCAGCTTCAcagatgtgaagatttgctgtttttccttttaataatgttaaaggtgctattgaaaacattgataacattcagccactagatgtcacacttTCCCTCCTCCGTTCCATTGCTTTCACTTGAATTTAatggttgccagttcgttgcacaacctgcatattttatggttgaatggaatgactcagacagacagtcatgtcaagtgatgaatgTTTCCTGGTAGAGTAaaagtcattttgcaacatgtagctataggcctacattaggtgtatgtttgtgtgtgtggccctCCGCTGCTGTAGTTTCAGCTGGGCGAATCAACTGTTCCAGCGGCGGAGCaccgtaaaacacacttcagtcAAAGTcgacacaaacaaaataaaactcatcaaaaccgtctttgttagtctttccaacaatcaccaactctggttcagTCTGCTACCAACAAACCGCTtacagtgatcacgtctgtctgggtcaaattgatcatataagcagatgattattta
This window contains:
- the LOC141764561 gene encoding E3 ubiquitin-protein ligase TRIM21-like, whose amino-acid sequence is MAAANYLRSEDQFLCSICLDVFTDPVSTSCGHNFCKNCINEHWNTSDRCLCPMCKKVFNTRPELHVNTFISEMVVQFRQSAQQKTSSSSSEQQVSKPGEVPCDVCTGTKLNALKSCLVCLASYCETHLEPHLTMSGLKRHQLIDPVENLEGRMCTKYDKPLELFCKTDQTCVCMLCHVVDHKMHDVVPLKEEYEGKKAKLGKTEAEIQQMIQKRRLKIQEIKHSVDLSEEDADREIAEGVQVFTALKESVERGQANLIDTIKEKQRATEKQAEAFIKELEQEITELTKRRTEVEQLKRSEDHLHLLQSVQSLKAAPPTKDWTEVSVRPSSYEGTVRRAVAQLEETLSKEMKKLVAEAELKRIQQYAVDVTLDLDTAHCDLILSDDGKQVNDSDVRKNVPDNPKRFSNWACVLGKQSCSSGRFYFEVQVKGKTDWALGVVKESINRKGVIPLNPHYSYWTIMLRNVNEFKAFDVLPVSLSLKSRPQKVGVFVDYEEGLVSFYNVDAAALIYSFTGCCFTEKLFPYFCPGLNDGGKNSAPLIISPVRVN